CCTTCGACAAGCTCAGGGCGACAGGCTCAGGGCGACGAAAGAGGAGACAGAGGGTGGAGAAGTGCAAATAAAATGCATAAAAGTGAACCAAAACGGAACTAAACGGAACTAAAATGGAAGCAGGAATCATTAAAAATCAATAACTTAGGAGGATACCCCCCCTACCCTATTAAATCAAGCATATCCGAAGGGTTCTATGGATTTCTGCATTATGTTAAAATAAAAAATTGCTTAAGACAGGCTTTATTACAGGGCTGAGGATGTTTCTTGAAGGTAGCTAAACTCTATAGTTTTGACGACATACGTATTGAAGACATGCCTGTGCCAGATATTGGTCCAAAGGATGCCCTTCTTAAGACAAAGGCATCGGGCATATGCTCAGGGGATGTGATGAAGTGGTATATCGAAAAAAAGTCCCCTCTAATTTTAGGGCATGAGCCTTCAGGCGAGATAGTGGAAGTTGGAAAAGAGGTTAGCTCCTTTAAGGTCGGGGACAGGGTCTTTGTGCATCATCATGCACCGTGCTTTACATGCAGGCTCTGTAGAAGGGGGGATTATGTGCACTGCGATACATGGCGGAACTCTAACATAATTCCCGGTGGCATCTCAGAGTATATCCTCATCCCTCATATTAATTTAGAAAACGACACCCTGAGCCTGCCTAATAACCTGAGCTATGAAGACGGAGTCCTGATTGAGCCACTTGCCTGTATAGTCAAGGGCTTAAGAAGGGCAAGGCTCAGGCATGGAGACACCGTGGCAGTCATAGGTCTTGGGTTTATGGGAATACTTAATGGAATCACTGCAAAAAGATATGGCGGAGGAAAGGTTATAGGAGCTGATACTGTACCATATAGGCTCAATAAGGCAATGGAGCTTGGTTTTGACTATGTTATCGATGTCTCAAAATCAGCACTTAAAGACAGGTTGAAAGATATTACATCAGAAGAGATGGCACATCTTGTAATTGTTGGGCCAAATACTGTGGAGGAATTAAAGGAGGGCATATCGTGTTCGGCTAAAGGAGGCAGTGTGCTCAT
This genomic interval from Nitrospirota bacterium contains the following:
- a CDS encoding alcohol dehydrogenase catalytic domain-containing protein, translated to MKVAKLYSFDDIRIEDMPVPDIGPKDALLKTKASGICSGDVMKWYIEKKSPLILGHEPSGEIVEVGKEVSSFKVGDRVFVHHHAPCFTCRLCRRGDYVHCDTWRNSNIIPGGISEYILIPHINLENDTLSLPNNLSYEDGVLIEPLACIVKGLRRARLRHGDTVAVIGLGFMGILNGITAKRYGGGKVIGADTVPYRLNKAMELGFDYVIDVSKSALKDRLKDITSEEMAHLVIVGPNTVEELKEGISCSAKGGSVLMFTPVKPDETLTLKPNELYFNDISIITSYSCGPNDTADSLELIASGIVRAERLITHRFPIQDVKKAYRLTEEARESLKCIIVF